Proteins co-encoded in one Aspergillus flavus chromosome 2, complete sequence genomic window:
- a CDS encoding steroid reductase (steroid alpha reductase family protein), with translation MAPASITLIVEPRGKPIKKLPKEIQINPNAPAQDIYAALAAASGSSIHRLRITKGSDRSVVPNSKETKVDDTGLKERSVVHVKDLGPQIGWRTVFIIEYFGPLVIPALFLYPLRPYIYYNFDKPLPEPSYLQQLVCALLSIHFLKREFETIFIHRFSNATMPARNIFKNSAHYWVLAGLNIAYWVFRPDASAVNEPNPALLYAGLGLFVFGELANLNSHLVLRGLRRPGTTDRGIPSGFGFSLVTCPNYLFEIMAWVGVYLVSGLSWSVLFFITVGGAQMAAWAKKKERRYRKEFGDKYKRKSFVMIPGLI, from the exons ATGGCGCCAGCAAGTATTACATTAATTGTTGAGCCCCGGG GTAAACCGATCAAGAAACTCCCTAAGGAAATTCAGATCAACCCCAATGCCCCCGCCCAGGACATCTATGCGGCGCTCGCGGCGGCCTCCGGCTCTTCCATCCATCGCCTGAGAATTACCAAAGGAAGCGACCGCAGTGTAGTACCCAATTCGAAAGAGACCAAAGTCGATGATACCGGTCTGAAGGAGAGAAGTGTTGTCCATGTCAAGGACCTTG GTCCCCAAATTGGTTGGCGCACCGTATTCATCATTGAATATTTCGGCCCTCTGGTCATCCCTGCTCTGTTCCTCTACCCTCTTCGTCCATACATCTATTACAACTTCGACAAGCCGCTTCCTGAACCATCCTACCTTCAGCAACTGGTCTGTGCATTACTGTCCATCCATTTCCTGAAGCGAGAATTCGAGACTATCTTCATCCACCGCTTCAGCAATGCTACGATGCCAGCACGCAATATCTTTAAGAATAGCGCACACTATTGGGTCCTGGCTGGCTTGAACATCGCCTATTGGGTTTTCCGCCCCGACGCTTCTGCAGTCAACGAACCGAACCCTGCTCTCCTCTACGCTGGTCTCGGCCTCTTTGTTTTTGGTGAACTGGCCAACTTGAACTCGCATTTGGTGCTACGTGGCCTGCGCCGTCCGGGTACCACAGACAGGGGTATTCCCTCAGGATTTGGATTTAGCCTTGTCACCTGTCCGAACTACCTATTCGAGATCATGGCTTGGGTCGGTGTCTATCTCGTTAGCGGTCTCAGCTGGAGCGTGCTGTTCTTCATCACCGTCGGCGGTGCGCAGATGGCCGCGTGGGCTAAGAAGAAGGAACGCCGTTACCGCAAGGAGTTCGGTGACAAGTACAAGCGCAAGAGCTTCGTTATGATTCCTGGTCTTATTTAG
- a CDS encoding subunit of Golgi family mannosyltransferase complex (alpha-1,6-mannosyltransferase subunit, putative) — MQFALPPRRNVNAPLYSRSSRLSLQRRKQLKAVAILVFALAVIYFLLSQLFYSSTGTPAAPAGTSSLVIVTVLDRARWSADYIQKITKNREEYAKQHGYTNFFANLSDYETTLESAPRSWGVVPAVRHAMATHPYSKHFFYLDANALIMNPSKSLESHLLEKSRLDSLMLKDVPVVPPDSIIKTFSHLQPQDVDLILSTDSESLSSGSFVIKQGEFARTFLDIWFDPLYRSYNFAKAEAHALDHILQWHPTILAKLALVPQRTINAYSKDSSGAGADGNYKDGDLVIRFFGCDTDTKRNCEKEMEPYYRLWSKKLKND; from the exons ATGCAGTTCGCTCTACCACCTCGGAGGAACGTCAATGCTCCTCTATACAGCCGCTCTTCCCGGCTGTCGTTACAACGCAGAAAACAACTTAAAGCTGTTGCGATATTAGTATTCGCACTGGCGGtgatttatttcttattatcGCAACTATTTTACTCGAGTACAGGAACTCCTGCAGCACCAGCCGGGACTTCAAGTCTTGTCATCGTGACTGTTCTAGACCGTGCCCGCTGGAGCGCCGACTACATTCAAAAGATCACcaagaacagagaagaaTACGCCAAGCAACATG GTTATACGAACTTCTTTGCCAACCTGTCCGATTACGAAACTACACTGGAGAGCGCCCCGCGAAGCTGGGGCGTCGTCCCAGCCGTTCGACATGCGATGGCTACCCATCCGTACTCGAAGCACTTCTTCTACCTCGACGCGAATGCGCTGATCATGAACCCGAGCAAGTCACTGGAGTCGCATCTCCTCGAAAAGAGTCGTCTAGACTCGTTGATGCTCAAGGACGTTCCTGTCGTCCCGCCGGATAGCATAATCAAGACCTTTTCGCATCTACAGCCCCAGGATGTAGACCTCATTCTGAGCACAGATAGCGAGAGTCTTAGCTCCGGAAGCTTCGTCATCAAGCAGGGAGAGTTTGCGCGGACATTCCTCGACATATGGTTCGATCCTTTGTACCGCAGCTACAACTTCGCCAAGGCCGAGGCACATGCTTTG GATCATATTCTCCAGTGGCACCCGACGATTCTAGCCAAACTAGCTTTGGTTCCTCAGCGGACAATCAACGCATACAGCAAGGACTCGTCGGGCGCAGGCGCGGATGGAAACTATAAGGACGGTGACTTGGTCATTCGCTTCTTTGGATGTGACACGGATACGAAGCGGAATTGCGAGAAAGAGATGGAGCCATATTACCGTCTATGGAGCAAAAAACTCAAAAATGATTGA
- the ppoA gene encoding putative fatty acid oxygenase PpoA, translating into MAESESGGVINGLGKTVSQLEKVVSASLRPLPTETGDGSYVKESNSTGIVRDLGRMDLSDVKTIVELTKNAATGEPLNDKHYIMERLIQLTSALPSNSRVGKELTNAFLNQLWKDLEHPPVSYLGREYSYREADGSGNNVLWPHIGAAGSHYARSVRPKTLQSPALPDPETLFDSLLVRKDFKEHPNKISSILFYIASIIIHDLFQTDRNDATISLTSSYLDLSPLYGNNQDEQNFVRTFKDGKLKPDCFSTKRVLGFPPGIGVILIMFNRFHNYVVEQLASINEGGRFTKPDESDTKAYARYDNDLFQTGRLVTCGLYVNIILKDYVRTILNVNRTDSLWSLDPRAEMKDGLLGEAAAQATGNQVSAEFNLVYRWHSCISQRDEKWTEDLYKDMFPGRDPSSVSLQEFVRGLGKWEADLPEQPEDRPFAGLQRKPDGSFDDDSLVKIFEDSVEDCAGAFGASNVPTIFKSIEALGIKQARSWNLATLNEFRNYFNLTPYKTFEEINPDPVISDQLKRLYDHPDHVEIYPGVIVEDTKEAVVPGSGLCTNFTISRAILSDAVALVRGDRFYTVDFTPRHLTNWAFSEIEPKDSVDQGQVFYKLVLRAFPNHFKGNSIYAHFPLVIPSENKKILTKLGFAEKYSWDKPGLTPPPEFINSHSACMSILSDQETFKVTWGSKIEFLMHRGKQPFGRDFMLSGDRPPNSASRKMMGAALYRKRWENEVRSFYEDITLKLLHRNSYKIAGINQVDIVRDVANPAQVNFCANVFSLPLKTESNPRGIFTESELYQIMAVVFTSIFYDADPANSFELNQAAREVTQQLGQLAMANVELVNNTGFIANLVSSLHRHDVLSEYGVHMIQRLLGSGLPAEEIVWTHILPTAGGMVANQAQLFSQCLDYYLSEEGSVHLPDIKRLAKVDTPETDELLLRYFMEGARLRSSVGLPRMVTKPTVIEDNGKKLNLKAGQHILCNLVSASMDPTSFPEPEKVRLDRDMDLYAHFGFGPHQCLGIGLCKLALTTMLKVIGRLDNLRRAPGPQGQLKKLSGPGGIAKYMNPNQSGFSPFPTSMKIQWDGELPQVER; encoded by the exons atggCAGAGAGCGAGAGTGGTGGTGTGATCAATGGGTTAGGAAAGACTGTTTCTCAACTTGAAAAGGTCGTGTCAGCATCACTACGGCCGTTGCCCACCGAAACAGGGGATGGATCTTACGTGAAGGAGTCAAATAGCACGGGAATTGTCAGAGATCTGGGCCGTATGGATCTCAGCGATGTCAAGACGATCGTGGAACTCACCAAAAATGCCGCCACGGGAGAGCCTCTCAATGACAAGCACTATATAATGGAGCGATTGATTCAG CTCACGTCCGCACTTCCTTCCAACTCTCGAGTCGGAAAAGAGTTAACAAATGCCTTCCTCAACCAGCTGTGGAAAGATCTGGAACATCCCCCGGTTTC GTACCTTGGCCGCGAATACTCGTATCGAGAAGCAGATGGTTCAGGCAAT AACGTTTTGTGGCCTCATATCGGCGCTGCCGGCTCTCATTACGCGAGATCCGTTCGACCAAAGACATTGCAATCTCCTGCGCTCCCGGATCCAGAAACACTCTTCGATTCGCTTTTGGTGCGCAAAGATTTCAAGGAACATCCAAATAAGATTTCTAGTATTTTGTTCTATATTGCATCCATTATTATCCATG ACCTATTTCAAACGGACCGCAACGATGCCACGATTTCCTTAACATCTTCATATCTCGATCTCTCGCCGCTGTATGGGAATAACCAAGACGAGCAAAATTTCGTCAGAACCTTTAAGGATGGAAAGCTCAAGCCGGACTGTTTCTCCACCAAGCGTGTACTGGGGTTCCCCCCGGGTATTGGCGTAATCTTGATCATGTTTAACCGATTTCACAACTACGTCGTCGAACAGCTGGCGTCAATAAACGAAGGCGGCCGGTTCACTAAGCCCGACGAATCAGACACCAAAGCATACGCAAGATATGATAACGACCTGTTCCAAACCGGTCGGCTAGTAACCTGCGGCCTCTATGTCAACATAATCCTCAAAGACTACGTCCGAACAATCTTGAATGTTAACCGAACTGACAGCCTTTGGAGCTTGGATCCTCGTGCTGAAATGAAGGATGGATTGCTCGGTGAAGCAGCCGCTCAGGCCACAGGTAACCAAGTCTCGGCTGAATTCAATCTCGTATACAGATGGCATTCTTGCATTTCCCAGCGTGACGAGAAGTGGACAGAAGATTTGTACAAAGATATGTTTCCTGGAAGGGACCCAAGCAGTGTCTCGTTGCAGGAATTCGTACGAGGTCTCGGAAAGTGGGAGGCAGACCTCCCAGAGCAACCCGAGGATCGTCCATTTGCTGGCCTACAGCGCAAGCCCGATGGGTCATTTGACGATGACTCTCTCGTAAAAATCTTTGAGGACAGCGTTGAGGACTGTGCGGGCGCATTTGGTGCATCTAACGTTCCAACGATCTTCAAAAGCATCGAAGCGTTGGGAATAAAACAAGCTCGCTCTTGGAATTTGGCGACCTTGAACGAGTTCCGGAACTACTTCAACCTAACCCCTTACAAAACATTTGAGGAGATCAATCCTGACCCTGTTATATCTGATCAGCTCAAGCGACTATATGATCACCCGGACCATGTGGAGATCTACCCTGGTGTTATCGTCGAAGATACAAAAGAAGCCGTGGTCCCTGGAAGTGGCTTGTGTACCAATTTCACAATTTCAAGAGCCATTCTCTCCGATGCAGTTGCCTTAGTTCGGGGCGATCGCTTCTACACGGTGGATTTCACTCCAAGACATCTTACAAACTGGGCCTTTAGCGAAATCGAACCTAAAGATTCAGTCGATCAAGGCCAGGTATTCTATAAGCTTGTGCTGCGGGCATTCCCGAACCATTTCAAGGGAAACTCAATCTACGCACATTTCCCTTTGGTTATTCCATCtgaaaacaagaagatactCACAAAGCTTGGGTTTGCTGAGAAATACAGCTGGGACAAACCTGGCCTCACTCCCCCACCCGAGTTTATTAACTCTCATTCGGCTTGTATGTCAATATTGTCTGATCAAGAGACATTCAAGGTCACATGGGGATCAAAGATTGAGTTTTTAATGCATCGTGGCAAACAGCCTTTTGGCAGAGACTTCATGCTGTCCGGGGATAGGCCTCCAAATTCCGCATCGCGCAAAATGATGGGAGCTGCTTTGTACCGGAAGAGATGGGAGAATGAAGTCAGATCATTCTATGAAGACATAACTCTAAAGCTTCTGCACAGGAACTCTTACAAGATTGCTGGGATCAATCAAGTTGACATTGTACGAGACGTTGCAAATCCTGCTCAGGTTAACTTCTGCGCAAATGTGTTCTCATTGCCCTTGAAAACTGAATCTAACCCCCGGGGAATCTTCACGGAATCCGAGCTCTACCAAATCATGGCTGTTGTTTTCACCTCAATCTTCTACGATGCGGATCCTGCGAACTCATTTGAACTTAACCAAGCTGCCCGGGAAGTGACGCAGCAGCTTGGGCAGTTGGCAATGGCCAATGTCGAGCTTGTCAACAACACTGGGTTCATTGCAAACCTGGTGAGTAGTTTACACCGACATGACGTGCTCAGCGAATACGGTGTCCATATGATCCAACGCCTCCTGGGCAGTGGACTGCCAGCGGAGGAGATTGTATGGACTCATATTCTGCCAACTGCTGGGGGCATGGTAGCAAACCAGGCGCAGCTTTTTTCACAGTGTCTTGACTATTACCTTTCGGAAGAAGGCTCGGTCCATTTGCCTGATATCAAGAGGCTGGCGAAGGTTGACACGCCGGAAACCGACGAATTGCTGTTAAGATA CTTCATGGAAGGCGCCCGGTTACGGTCTTCCGTGGGACTGCCTCGGATGGTGACCAAGCCCACTGTCATTGAAGACAATGGCAAGAAGCTAAACCTCAAGGCAGGGCAACACATTCTCTGCAACTTG GTTTCCGCTTCTATGGACCCGACAAGTTTCCCAGAGCCTGAAAAGGTCAGGCTTGATCGCGATATGGATCTCTACGCTCATTTTGGTTTTGGTCCACATCAGTGCTTAGGTATTGGGCTTTGTAAGCTAGCGCTTACCACCATGCTCAAGGTCATCGGGCGCTTGGATAATTTGCGCCGTGCCCCAGGGCCCCAGGGGCAGCTGAAAAAACTGTCTGGGCCTGGTGGAATTGCAAAATACATGAATCCAAACCAAAGCGGATTTTCTCCCTTCCCAACGAGCATGAAGATTCAATGGGATGGTGAATTGCCGCAGGTGGAGAGGTAG
- a CDS encoding mitochondrial 54S ribosomal protein bL28m, translating into MAGLQPRSALSVPFSLSTAFRNLSLTASKRSFSTTLASQKTKQLPDYIPPYPYGPNHVYKQSNSGLYGGVMIQFGNKISKGRNEGKTRRFWKPNVRRKKIYSEALDEWLFIKVTRKALRTIRKSGGLDNYLLDDRPGRVKELGVFGWQLRWKVMQTPKIQEQFRQERKRLGLPEPPSFEEWVAQKEAEIKAQAEDLTNIKEITKPTYNEKQY; encoded by the coding sequence ATGGCGGGTTTACAGCCTCGTTCGGCTTTGTCCGTTCCGTTCTCCCTCTCTACGGCTTTTCGCAACCTTTCGTTAACCGCCTCCAAACGATCCTTTTCCACGACATTGGCCTCGCAGAAGACGAAACAGCTGCCTGATTACATTCCTCCTTACCCTTACGGCCCCAACCATGTCTACAAGCAGTCGAACAGCGGTCTCTATGGAGGCGTTATGATCCAATTCGGAAACAAGATCTCCAAAGGTCGGAATGAGGGGAAAACCCGACGCTTCTGGAAGCCAAATGTCCGCCGAAAGAAGATCTACAGCGAAGCGCTTGATGAGTGGCTGTTCATCAAGGTCACACGTAAGGCTCTGAGGACGATCCGGAAGTCTGGTGGACTCGACAACTACCTTCTTGACGACCGGCCGGGGCGGGTCAAGGAACTTGGAGTGTTTGGATGGCAGTTGAGGTGGAAGGTCATGCAGACCCCGAAGATCCAGGAGCAATTCCGACAAGAACGGAAGCGCTTAGGACTTCCCGAGCCGCCATCATTCGAGGAGTGGGTGGCGCAGAAGGAAGCCGAAATCAAGGCACAGGCGGAGGATCTGACCAACATCAAGGAAATCACGAAGCCAACTTACAACGAGAAGCAGTATTAA